From a single Arthrobacter sp. SLBN-112 genomic region:
- a CDS encoding flavin reductase family protein, which yields MTDNSEPFEQTFREMFRRHAAGVAIITVNYQDEPYGFTATSVASLSAKPPRFTFNMARSSRSWPAVANTQYLGVHMLGLENQELAARFARPGNRFEGNHWEIGPHGVPILKDVAGWLIGEIQMRLSFENNAVVVVQVVDGQVGGEGSPLLYHGGAYGQPVPLDYEI from the coding sequence GTGACCGACAACAGCGAGCCGTTCGAGCAGACGTTCAGGGAGATGTTCCGCCGCCACGCCGCGGGCGTTGCCATCATCACCGTGAACTACCAGGACGAGCCCTACGGCTTTACCGCCACCTCGGTGGCGTCGCTGTCGGCCAAGCCGCCCCGGTTCACATTCAACATGGCACGCAGTTCCAGGTCCTGGCCCGCCGTGGCCAACACGCAGTACCTGGGTGTCCACATGCTGGGGCTGGAGAACCAGGAACTGGCTGCCCGCTTTGCCCGCCCGGGCAACCGCTTCGAAGGCAACCACTGGGAGATCGGGCCGCACGGGGTTCCCATCCTGAAGGACGTGGCGGGCTGGCTGATCGGCGAGATCCAGATGCGCCTGTCCTTCGAGAACAACGCTGTGGTGGTGGTCCAAGTGGTGGACGGCCAGGTGGGCGGCGAGGGATCGCCCCTGCTGTACCACGGCGGCGCCTACGGGCAGCCCGTGCCGCTGGACTACGAGATCTAG
- the hisD gene encoding histidinol dehydrogenase: MTTFPEFPAPAAAAVDFRTVDLRGRNLTLAALRAAVPRAKGQTVADAEEKVLEIISAVRQRGFAALAELAERFDGVAQDHPLVPGDAIDAALDQLDPAVRAALEESISRARKFADAQRPRNVDVELGDGAVVSQNWVPVARVGLYVPGGLAVYPSSVIMNVVPALAAGVESIALASPPQKEFGGLPHPTILAAAALLGITEVYAIGGAQAIAAFAYGVEASAAGPALEAVDVVTGPGNIFVATAKRLVKGVVGIDSEAGTTEIAILADDSAQPALVAADLLSQAEHDPKAASVLITDSEELAAAVRAELELQAAATKHSARVQEALSGPQSGVVLVDSLEQGIAACDAYAAEHLEIMTRDAPAVASRIRNAGAIFVGDYSPVSLGDYCAGSNHVLPTSGTAAFSSGLNVTTFLRAIQVVNYSRDALAEVSGHIVSLSRAEDLPAHGDAVSVRFPG; encoded by the coding sequence GTGACCACTTTCCCGGAGTTTCCCGCCCCTGCTGCAGCCGCCGTCGATTTCCGTACCGTCGACCTTCGCGGCCGCAACCTGACGCTTGCCGCCCTGCGCGCCGCCGTGCCCCGCGCCAAGGGCCAGACAGTGGCGGATGCCGAGGAAAAGGTCCTGGAGATCATCTCCGCCGTGCGGCAGCGCGGCTTCGCGGCCCTGGCGGAGCTGGCGGAACGGTTCGACGGCGTGGCGCAGGACCACCCGCTGGTCCCCGGGGATGCGATTGACGCAGCGCTGGACCAGTTGGACCCGGCGGTGCGGGCCGCCCTGGAGGAATCCATCAGCCGGGCGCGGAAATTCGCTGACGCCCAGCGCCCCCGCAACGTGGACGTCGAACTGGGTGATGGCGCGGTGGTCAGCCAGAACTGGGTGCCCGTGGCCCGCGTGGGGCTGTACGTTCCCGGCGGCCTTGCCGTGTACCCGTCATCGGTGATCATGAACGTTGTGCCTGCACTGGCGGCAGGCGTGGAATCCATCGCCCTGGCCTCGCCGCCGCAAAAGGAATTCGGCGGCCTGCCGCACCCCACCATCCTCGCGGCAGCTGCGCTGCTGGGCATCACCGAGGTCTACGCCATCGGCGGCGCCCAGGCCATCGCCGCCTTCGCGTACGGCGTCGAAGCCTCGGCCGCCGGCCCTGCCCTGGAGGCCGTGGATGTGGTGACCGGGCCCGGGAACATTTTCGTCGCCACGGCCAAGCGGCTGGTCAAAGGTGTTGTGGGAATCGACTCCGAGGCGGGAACCACGGAGATCGCCATCCTGGCCGATGACTCCGCGCAGCCGGCACTGGTTGCCGCCGACCTGCTCAGCCAGGCCGAGCACGACCCCAAGGCCGCATCGGTCCTGATCACGGATTCGGAAGAGCTGGCCGCGGCCGTGCGCGCCGAACTGGAACTGCAGGCCGCCGCGACCAAGCACTCGGCCAGGGTGCAGGAGGCACTCTCCGGCCCGCAGTCCGGCGTCGTGCTGGTGGACAGCCTGGAACAGGGGATCGCTGCCTGCGACGCCTACGCGGCCGAGCACCTGGAAATCATGACCCGTGATGCCCCAGCGGTGGCGTCGCGGATCCGGAATGCGGGCGCCATCTTCGTTGGCGACTACAGCCCCGTGAGCCTGGGCGACTACTGCGCCGGCTCCAACCACGTGCTGCCCACCAGCGGCACCGCTGCTTTTTCGTCAGGGCTGAACGTCACCACTTTCCTGCGCGCCATCCAAGTGGTCAATTACAGCCGCGACGCCCTGGCAGAGGTCAGTGGACACATCGTAAGCCTGTCCCGGGCCGAGGACCTTCCGGCCCACGGCGACGCCGTCTCGGTCCGGTTCCCCGGCTGA
- the nrdR gene encoding transcriptional regulator NrdR: protein MYCPFCRNPDSRVVDSRMADDGSAIRRRRQCPECGRRFTTVETTSLSVIKRSGVGEPFSRSKVINGVRKACQGRPVSEDDLAMLAQEVEEQIRSSGAAEIDAHEVGLVILGPLQKLDKVAYLRFASVYQAFESLEDFETAIALLRHEAEEDAKGGAPSAKSSEKSPL from the coding sequence ATGTACTGTCCGTTCTGCCGCAACCCCGATTCCCGCGTGGTGGACAGCCGCATGGCGGATGACGGTTCAGCCATCCGCCGGCGCCGGCAGTGCCCTGAATGCGGCCGCCGGTTCACTACGGTTGAAACCACCAGCCTCTCCGTCATCAAGCGGTCCGGCGTGGGCGAGCCCTTCAGCCGCAGCAAGGTCATCAACGGGGTGCGCAAGGCCTGCCAGGGCCGGCCGGTGAGCGAGGACGACCTCGCCATGCTGGCCCAGGAAGTGGAAGAACAGATCCGGTCCTCCGGCGCAGCCGAAATCGATGCCCACGAGGTGGGCCTGGTGATCCTCGGACCGCTGCAGAAGCTCGACAAGGTGGCGTACCTGCGCTTTGCCAGCGTGTACCAGGCGTTCGAGTCCCTTGAGGATTTTGAAACTGCCATCGCCCTGCTCCGCCACGAGGCCGAAGAAGACGCCAAGGGCGGGGCCCCCAGCGCCAAGAGCTCCGAGAAGAGCCCCCTCTAG
- the ppgK gene encoding polyphosphate--glucose phosphotransferase — translation MAKKDEKPHKNAPLIGIDIGGTGIKGGIVDLKKGKLLGDRFRVPTPQPATPEAVAEAVALVVAELSARPEAPEAGSPVGVTFPGIIQHGVVHSAANVDKSWLDTDIDALLTAKLGRPVEVINDADAAGLAEARYGAGAGVSGTVLVITLGTGIGSAFIFDGKLVPNAELGHLEIDGFDAESKASAVARERDGLSWDEYSVLLQRYFSHVEFLFSPELFIVGGGISKRADEYLPNLKLRTPIVPAVLRNEAGIVGAALEIALKHKLAK, via the coding sequence TTGGCCAAGAAGGACGAAAAACCGCACAAGAACGCACCGCTGATCGGTATCGACATCGGTGGTACGGGGATCAAGGGCGGCATTGTCGACCTGAAGAAAGGCAAGCTCCTGGGTGACCGCTTCCGCGTGCCCACCCCCCAGCCGGCCACGCCTGAGGCCGTCGCCGAGGCCGTGGCCCTGGTGGTGGCCGAGCTCTCGGCACGCCCCGAGGCACCGGAAGCCGGCTCCCCCGTGGGTGTGACCTTCCCGGGGATCATCCAGCACGGCGTGGTCCACTCGGCCGCCAACGTGGACAAGAGCTGGCTGGACACCGACATCGACGCCCTCCTCACCGCAAAACTGGGCCGCCCCGTGGAGGTCATCAACGACGCCGACGCGGCCGGCCTTGCCGAGGCCCGCTACGGTGCCGGCGCCGGCGTCTCCGGGACCGTCCTGGTCATCACCCTCGGCACCGGCATCGGTTCCGCCTTCATCTTCGACGGCAAGCTGGTTCCCAACGCTGAACTGGGCCACCTGGAGATTGACGGTTTCGACGCCGAATCGAAGGCATCGGCCGTAGCACGGGAACGGGACGGACTGTCCTGGGACGAGTACAGCGTGCTGCTGCAGCGCTACTTCTCCCACGTGGAGTTCCTGTTCTCGCCGGAACTGTTCATCGTGGGCGGCGGCATCTCCAAGCGCGCGGACGAGTACCTGCCCAACCTCAAGCTGCGCACCCCGATTGTCCCGGCCGTCCTGCGCAATGAGGCAGGGATTGTGGGCGCTGCACTGGAAATCGCCCTGAAGCACAAGCTGGCCAAGTAG
- the map gene encoding type I methionyl aminopeptidase produces the protein MPSLASTAPIGTLTPGTVSPQRPVPASIPRPEYVGKPAPAKFTGSEVKSAETIEKIRIAGKIAAQAIVEVGKHLQPGVTTDELDRVGHEFLLDHHAYPSTLGYRGFPKSLCSSLNEVICHGIPDSTVVQDGDILNIDITAYINGVHGDTNYTFLVGDVDEESRLLVERTRESLNRAIKAVAPGREINVIGRAIQSYAKRFGYGVVRDFTGHGVGEAFHTGLIIPHYDAAPAYNTVIEAGMVFTIEPMLTLGTVEWDMWSDDWTVVTRDHRRTAQFEHTLLVTETGAEILTLP, from the coding sequence ATGCCTTCCCTTGCCTCGACTGCACCCATTGGCACCCTCACCCCGGGTACCGTGAGTCCGCAGCGTCCCGTCCCGGCGTCCATCCCCCGTCCGGAGTACGTGGGCAAGCCCGCGCCTGCAAAATTCACCGGTTCCGAGGTCAAGTCCGCGGAGACCATCGAGAAGATCCGGATCGCCGGAAAGATCGCGGCGCAGGCCATTGTCGAGGTGGGCAAGCACCTCCAGCCGGGCGTCACCACCGACGAGCTGGACAGGGTGGGCCACGAGTTCCTGCTGGACCACCATGCCTACCCATCCACGCTCGGCTACCGCGGATTCCCCAAGTCGCTGTGCTCCTCATTGAACGAGGTCATCTGCCATGGCATCCCGGACAGCACCGTGGTCCAGGACGGCGACATCCTGAACATCGACATCACGGCCTACATCAACGGCGTGCACGGAGACACCAACTACACCTTCCTGGTGGGGGACGTGGACGAGGAATCCCGGCTGTTGGTGGAGCGTACCCGGGAGTCGCTGAACCGGGCCATCAAGGCGGTGGCACCGGGACGGGAAATCAACGTCATTGGACGGGCCATCCAGTCCTATGCCAAGCGGTTCGGGTACGGCGTGGTGCGTGACTTCACGGGCCACGGCGTTGGTGAAGCGTTCCACACGGGGCTCATCATTCCGCACTACGATGCCGCCCCTGCGTACAACACGGTCATTGAGGCCGGCATGGTGTTCACCATCGAACCGATGCTCACCCTCGGCACTGTGGAGTGGGACATGTGGAGCGACGACTGGACGGTGGTCACCCGGGACCACCGGCGCACCGCCCAGTTCGAACACACCCTGCTGGTCACCGAGACCGGCGCCGAGATCCTCACCCTCCCGTAG
- a CDS encoding SPOR domain-containing protein, translated as MTEYWFNIKTHEVEEDRLSDWSQLIGPYKTRAEAEHALEKVKARNEAWEKQDDDD; from the coding sequence ATGACTGAGTACTGGTTCAACATCAAGACCCACGAGGTGGAAGAGGACCGGCTGTCGGACTGGAGCCAGCTCATTGGGCCTTACAAGACCCGGGCGGAAGCCGAACATGCCCTGGAGAAGGTCAAGGCGCGCAACGAGGCCTGGGAAAAGCAGGACGACGACGACTGA
- the panB gene encoding 3-methyl-2-oxobutanoate hydroxymethyltransferase: protein MASSNSSDSSASAEVPAPYGSGPGTPAAAPVPVPAERKPAKVRIHHLQQAKRDGTKFAMLTAYEQYTAEIFDAAGIEVLLVGDSASNNVFGNETSLPVTVDELLPLCRAVARSAKRALVVADLPFGSYEVSAEQAVGAGVRFLKEGLAHAVKIEGGKYYAPTVRAMVQAGIPVMAHIGFTPQSEHALGGYRVQGRGGDAQRLIDDAVALADAGAFCVLMEMVPAETAAAVDAAVSVPTVGIGAGKATTGQVLVWQDMAGLRGGRMAKFVKQYADLRGTLLDAATAYGEDVRSGQFPGQEHTF from the coding sequence ATGGCCTCCAGCAACAGCTCCGACTCCAGCGCGTCCGCAGAAGTACCCGCCCCGTACGGCAGCGGCCCCGGCACACCGGCTGCGGCCCCGGTTCCGGTTCCGGCCGAACGGAAGCCGGCAAAGGTCCGCATCCACCACCTGCAGCAGGCCAAGCGCGATGGCACCAAGTTCGCCATGCTCACCGCCTACGAGCAGTACACGGCCGAGATTTTCGACGCTGCCGGCATCGAGGTGCTCCTGGTGGGCGATTCGGCCTCGAACAACGTCTTTGGCAACGAGACCAGCCTTCCGGTGACCGTGGACGAACTGCTCCCCCTGTGCCGGGCCGTCGCCAGGTCCGCCAAGCGCGCACTGGTGGTGGCGGATCTTCCCTTCGGCAGCTACGAGGTCAGCGCGGAACAGGCCGTGGGCGCCGGTGTCCGCTTCCTGAAGGAAGGGCTGGCCCACGCCGTGAAGATCGAGGGCGGGAAGTACTATGCGCCGACCGTCCGGGCGATGGTGCAGGCAGGCATCCCGGTCATGGCGCACATCGGCTTCACCCCCCAAAGCGAACACGCCCTGGGCGGTTACCGCGTCCAGGGCCGCGGCGGCGACGCCCAGCGGTTGATTGACGACGCCGTTGCGCTGGCGGACGCCGGAGCGTTCTGCGTGCTGATGGAAATGGTGCCTGCGGAGACGGCGGCGGCCGTTGACGCGGCCGTCAGCGTCCCCACGGTGGGCATAGGCGCCGGCAAGGCGACCACCGGCCAGGTCCTTGTCTGGCAGGACATGGCAGGTTTGCGGGGCGGCCGGATGGCCAAGTTCGTCAAGCAGTACGCGGACCTGCGGGGCACCTTGCTCGACGCCGCCACGGCTTATGGTGAGGACGTCAGGTCCGGCCAGTTCCCCGGCCAGGAACACACGTTCTAA
- the glnA gene encoding type I glutamate--ammonia ligase, which translates to MDRQQEFVLRTIEERDVRFVRLWFTDVVGSLKSVALAPAEVEGAFEEGLGFDGSSIEGLARVFESDMLAQPDPATFQILPWRGETEQTSRMFCDILTPDGEPSAADPRNVLKRTLAKAADMGFTCYTHPEIEFYLLKSHEPGPDGAPVPVDEGGYFDHVPGGVAQDFRRTAVTMLESVGISVEFSHHEAGPGQNEIDLRYADALQTADNIMTFRTVIKEVALQQGTYATFMPKPFTDHPGSGMHTHFSLFEGDSNAFFEAGAEFQLSTTARQFIAGILKHAPEFTAVTNQFVNSYKRLWGGGEAPSYLSWGHNNRSALVRVPLYKPGKGQSARIEYRGIDSAANPYLAYAVLLGAGLKGIEEGYELPAAAEDDVWSLSSAERRAMGHDPLPASLHDAIRSMEDSELMPQILGEQVYEHFLRNKRAEWQDYRLQVTPYELQRNLGIL; encoded by the coding sequence ATGGACCGCCAGCAAGAATTTGTCCTGCGCACAATCGAAGAGCGGGACGTACGTTTCGTGCGCCTGTGGTTCACCGACGTCGTGGGTTCGCTGAAGTCCGTGGCCTTGGCGCCGGCGGAAGTCGAGGGAGCATTCGAGGAAGGCCTTGGCTTCGACGGTTCCTCCATCGAAGGACTGGCCCGCGTCTTTGAATCGGATATGCTGGCCCAGCCCGATCCTGCCACCTTCCAGATCCTGCCGTGGCGCGGTGAGACCGAACAGACCTCGCGGATGTTCTGCGACATCCTCACCCCTGATGGCGAGCCTTCCGCGGCCGATCCGCGCAACGTGCTGAAGCGGACCCTCGCCAAGGCCGCGGACATGGGCTTCACCTGCTACACCCACCCTGAGATCGAGTTCTACCTCCTCAAGTCGCACGAGCCCGGTCCGGACGGCGCACCGGTGCCGGTCGATGAGGGCGGCTACTTCGACCATGTTCCGGGCGGCGTGGCGCAGGACTTCCGCCGCACGGCGGTCACCATGCTGGAGTCCGTGGGCATTTCCGTGGAGTTCAGCCACCACGAGGCAGGCCCCGGGCAGAACGAGATCGACCTCCGCTACGCGGACGCGCTGCAGACGGCCGACAACATCATGACGTTCCGCACCGTCATCAAGGAGGTGGCGCTGCAGCAGGGCACGTATGCCACGTTCATGCCCAAGCCCTTCACCGACCACCCCGGATCCGGCATGCACACGCACTTCTCCCTGTTCGAAGGCGACAGCAACGCCTTCTTCGAGGCAGGTGCGGAGTTCCAGCTGTCCACGACGGCCCGGCAGTTCATTGCCGGCATCCTCAAGCACGCCCCCGAGTTCACGGCTGTGACCAACCAGTTCGTCAACTCCTACAAGCGCCTGTGGGGCGGCGGCGAGGCACCCAGCTACCTGAGCTGGGGCCACAACAACCGCTCCGCCCTGGTCCGCGTGCCCCTGTACAAGCCGGGCAAGGGCCAGTCCGCGCGCATCGAGTACCGCGGCATCGACTCCGCTGCCAACCCCTACCTGGCCTATGCCGTCCTGCTCGGTGCCGGGCTGAAGGGCATCGAGGAAGGTTACGAGCTGCCGGCAGCCGCTGAGGACGACGTCTGGTCGCTGAGCTCGGCTGAGCGCCGCGCCATGGGCCACGACCCCCTGCCAGCCAGCCTGCATGACGCCATCCGCTCCATGGAGGACTCGGAGCTCATGCCGCAGATCCTGGGCGAACAGGTCTACGAGCACTTCCTGCGCAACAAGCGCGCTGAATGGCAGGACTACCGGCTGCAGGTGACGCCCTACGAGCTGCAGCGCAACCTCGGCATCCTCTAG
- a CDS encoding bifunctional [glutamine synthetase] adenylyltransferase/[glutamine synthetase]-adenylyl-L-tyrosine phosphorylase has product MSLARRLIAAGFSDLEKGERFLAARELEGLDQDRLFAGLHLAASPDTALQSLVRLIEKHPQLRELAAAEPEASEPMYRVLGASEALGEFLIRHPEHLEAFEIRASPEPLPADPGRLRATLLQSVGADPRAARPVAAVTGVDAYAALRTAYRRGLVDLAVKDLCAADPLDFLPSVGGELADLAAAAIEAALAVSRAEAAEQHSAADVAEVGLAVIGMGKCGARELNYISDVDVIYVVDPGSLEDAHANTIGTALASGISRAISSVAREPGLWEVDANLRPEGKSGPLVRTLASHETYYARWAESWEFQALLKARCIAGDAALGRAYEEAVAPLIWSSAGREGFVESVQAMRRRVTEHIPAAEEQRQIKLGRGGLRDVEFTVQLLQLVHGKADESLRRRDTTSAIAALSAGGYIGRSDAAAFDNAYRYLRLLEHRIQLFQLRRTHLMPVAEPALRSLAKAVLGPFSNERPSPDSLLSAWQRTKRSVRELHERIFYRPLLNTAAKLTSEDAKLTPEAAQGRLAALGYRDPQGAMRHIEALTGGVSRRAALQRQLLPILLDWLAEGVDPDAGLLAFRRVSEALGTTHWYLGLLRDSNAAAERLCHMLSNSRLIADLLEVSPESVAWLGQDKDLVPVGFEAQWQEITAKMSRHADPESAMRLIRLIRRREILRIAIADSAGLLDQEQVGTALADTDRAAVLGALRVAEGRVSAGGPLKTTVLVVAMGRQGGREIGYGSDADVMYVHRALPGFSEAEAQEQAARIVAKISNLLTQPLKPAIMAERVLQMDADLRPEGKNGAMVRSLDSFAEYYRRWSLIWEAQALLRARPMAGDDALAADFVKLIDPIRYPESVSEQDVREIRRIKARVESERLPRGADPARHLKLGRGGLSDVEWLVQLLQLQHAGKHPELRTTSTLEALSAAAELGLLEGADAALLAEAWRLASRIRSANVIWNGKASDLLPSSRRDLEAVARWCGYEPGHAAALEEDYLRVSRRARAVFERVFYGH; this is encoded by the coding sequence GTGAGCCTGGCACGCCGCCTCATCGCGGCCGGATTCAGCGACCTGGAAAAGGGCGAACGGTTCCTTGCCGCGCGCGAACTCGAGGGGCTGGACCAGGACAGGCTCTTTGCCGGGCTGCACCTTGCGGCCAGCCCGGACACGGCACTGCAGTCCCTGGTCCGGTTGATCGAAAAGCACCCGCAGCTGCGGGAGCTGGCGGCTGCCGAGCCTGAGGCCAGTGAACCGATGTACCGCGTCCTGGGCGCTTCAGAGGCTCTGGGGGAGTTCCTGATCCGGCACCCCGAGCACCTGGAAGCCTTCGAGATCCGGGCCAGTCCAGAGCCGCTGCCCGCCGACCCGGGCCGGTTGCGCGCCACGCTCCTGCAGTCCGTGGGCGCCGACCCCCGCGCCGCCCGTCCCGTTGCCGCCGTTACCGGCGTGGACGCCTACGCAGCCCTGCGCACCGCCTACCGGCGCGGACTGGTCGATCTCGCCGTCAAGGACCTGTGCGCCGCGGATCCGCTGGACTTCCTGCCCTCCGTGGGCGGTGAACTCGCGGACCTTGCCGCCGCCGCCATCGAGGCCGCCCTCGCCGTTTCCAGGGCTGAAGCCGCCGAGCAGCACAGCGCTGCCGACGTCGCCGAAGTCGGCCTTGCCGTGATCGGCATGGGCAAGTGCGGAGCCCGGGAGCTGAACTACATCTCCGACGTCGACGTCATCTACGTGGTGGACCCGGGCAGCTTGGAGGACGCCCACGCCAATACCATCGGCACGGCCCTGGCGAGTGGCATCTCGCGGGCCATTTCATCGGTTGCCAGGGAACCGGGGCTCTGGGAGGTGGATGCGAACCTGCGGCCCGAGGGCAAGTCGGGACCACTGGTCCGCACGCTCGCCTCCCACGAGACGTACTACGCCAGGTGGGCGGAGAGCTGGGAATTCCAGGCTCTCCTCAAGGCCCGTTGCATTGCGGGTGACGCCGCACTGGGCCGCGCTTACGAGGAAGCCGTGGCGCCATTGATCTGGAGCTCGGCCGGGCGCGAGGGCTTTGTTGAGTCCGTCCAGGCGATGCGCCGCCGGGTGACCGAGCACATCCCGGCCGCCGAGGAGCAGCGCCAGATCAAGCTGGGGCGCGGGGGGCTGCGCGACGTCGAGTTCACCGTCCAGCTGCTCCAGCTGGTGCACGGCAAGGCGGACGAGTCATTACGACGGCGGGACACCACCTCCGCGATCGCCGCGCTGTCGGCCGGAGGTTACATTGGCCGTTCCGACGCTGCCGCTTTTGACAACGCCTACCGCTACCTCCGGCTGCTGGAACACAGGATCCAGCTGTTCCAGCTTCGCCGCACCCACCTGATGCCGGTGGCGGAGCCGGCGCTGCGCTCACTGGCCAAAGCCGTGCTGGGACCCTTCTCCAACGAGCGCCCCAGCCCGGACTCCCTGCTGTCAGCATGGCAGCGCACCAAACGCTCCGTCCGCGAACTGCACGAGCGCATCTTCTACCGGCCGCTGCTGAACACCGCTGCAAAGCTCACCAGCGAGGACGCCAAACTGACGCCCGAGGCGGCGCAGGGGCGGCTGGCGGCCCTCGGATACCGGGACCCCCAAGGGGCAATGCGCCACATTGAGGCGCTCACTGGCGGGGTCAGCCGCCGCGCCGCCCTGCAGCGCCAGCTCCTGCCCATCCTGCTGGACTGGCTCGCGGAGGGCGTGGACCCCGACGCCGGCCTCCTTGCCTTCCGCCGCGTCAGCGAGGCCCTGGGCACCACGCACTGGTACCTGGGCCTGCTCCGTGACTCTAACGCGGCCGCGGAACGCCTCTGCCACATGCTGTCCAACTCCCGCCTCATCGCAGACCTCCTGGAAGTCTCGCCGGAGTCTGTGGCGTGGCTGGGGCAGGACAAGGACCTGGTGCCCGTGGGCTTCGAGGCCCAGTGGCAGGAAATCACTGCCAAGATGTCCCGGCACGCGGACCCGGAGAGCGCCATGCGCCTGATCCGGCTGATCCGGCGCCGCGAAATCCTGCGCATCGCCATCGCAGATTCGGCCGGCCTCCTGGACCAGGAACAGGTGGGCACGGCGTTGGCCGATACGGACCGCGCCGCCGTCCTGGGCGCCCTGCGGGTGGCGGAAGGAAGAGTCTCCGCCGGCGGGCCACTCAAGACCACCGTCCTGGTGGTGGCCATGGGCCGCCAGGGCGGCCGCGAGATCGGTTACGGCTCCGACGCAGATGTCATGTACGTCCATCGTGCACTTCCAGGCTTCTCCGAGGCGGAGGCGCAGGAACAGGCCGCGCGCATCGTGGCGAAAATTTCCAACCTGCTCACCCAGCCGCTGAAGCCGGCCATCATGGCTGAGCGCGTCCTCCAAATGGACGCGGACCTCCGGCCGGAGGGCAAGAACGGGGCCATGGTGCGCTCCCTCGACTCCTTCGCCGAGTACTACCGCCGCTGGTCCCTGATCTGGGAAGCGCAGGCCCTGCTGCGGGCACGCCCCATGGCCGGCGACGACGCCCTGGCCGCTGACTTCGTCAAGCTCATCGATCCCATCCGGTACCCGGAGTCCGTCTCCGAGCAGGACGTCCGCGAAATCAGGCGGATCAAGGCGAGGGTGGAATCCGAGCGGCTGCCGCGCGGCGCCGACCCCGCACGCCACCTCAAGCTGGGGCGCGGCGGCCTCAGCGACGTTGAGTGGCTGGTGCAGCTCCTGCAGCTCCAGCATGCCGGAAAGCATCCGGAGCTCCGGACCACGTCCACCCTGGAAGCCCTCTCAGCCGCAGCGGAACTCGGCCTGTTGGAGGGCGCTGACGCGGCACTCCTCGCCGAGGCCTGGCGGCTGGCCAGCCGCATCCGGTCCGCCAACGTCATCTGGAACGGCAAGGCCTCCGACCTCCTGCCGTCCTCGCGCCGCGACCTTGAGGCCGTGGCCCGCTGGTGCGGCTACGAGCCCGGACACGCCGCCGCGCTGGAGGAGGATTACCTCAGGGTGAGCCGGCGGGCCCGGGCAGTCTTCGAGCGCGTCTTCTATGGGCACTGA
- a CDS encoding GNAT family N-acetyltransferase, whose product MGTEPQPWVWLIQLEDLDSDALAIQLDAIANMLLVPGQDRFVGEPLRMALTGLAEESRRPYVVEAEGSAVGLLTLQSGAAGLAGWPDDHSAWLLRGFLIDRRHQGKGLGTLAAAAAVEAARKLTARHQSGESGVVLSVNQENPAGLSAYRRAGFIDYGPYLGGTSGPQRTMFRSFSAEAPA is encoded by the coding sequence ATGGGCACTGAACCCCAGCCGTGGGTCTGGCTCATCCAATTGGAGGACCTGGACTCCGACGCCCTGGCAATTCAGCTGGACGCCATCGCAAACATGCTGCTGGTGCCGGGCCAGGACCGTTTCGTGGGCGAGCCGTTGCGGATGGCCCTTACCGGGCTGGCGGAGGAATCACGACGGCCATACGTGGTCGAGGCGGAAGGCAGCGCCGTTGGCCTGTTGACCCTGCAGTCCGGTGCCGCGGGGCTCGCCGGCTGGCCTGACGATCACTCCGCGTGGCTCCTGCGCGGGTTCCTCATCGACCGGCGGCACCAGGGCAAGGGCCTGGGCACGCTCGCGGCTGCCGCCGCTGTGGAGGCAGCGCGCAAGCTGACCGCCCGGCACCAAAGCGGCGAGTCCGGCGTCGTACTGTCCGTCAACCAGGAAAACCCTGCGGGCCTGTCCGCCTACCGCCGCGCCGGCTTCATCGACTACGGGCCGTACCTGGGCGGAACGTCCGGGCCGCAACGGACCATGTTCCGCAGCTTCTCCGCAGAGGCGCCTGCGTAA